In Harpia harpyja isolate bHarHar1 chromosome 12, bHarHar1 primary haplotype, whole genome shotgun sequence, a single window of DNA contains:
- the LOC128149233 gene encoding receptor-transporting protein 3-like has product MATWQDIFAVKIADMHLTEPWTLQEGDTLQVHVLEPGWKESVQRRALGRFQCSRCFHEWSSAKVLFHMSRRRGQGTVWMQAFRQACRRCPDARLEEPEFSQETMERLLHNLVLKILKYFYHVPVQPSDLLEVVVDALVTGPHNTACCKGCQLGVCSASQRLAPASDAWEPLMDADEARTHLTLKRQGMRPYATPTHHPSPFGSNFPWKCCCRIGNSFLGVLAVLLFILLYFTKK; this is encoded by the exons ATGGCGACCTGGCAGGACATTTTTGCAGTGAAAATTGCAGATATGCACTTAACAGAGCCATGGACGCTTCAGGAGGGTGATACCCTGCAGGTGCATGTCCTCGAGCCTGGCTGGAAGGAGTCTGTGCAGCGCCGTGCTCTTGGGAG GTTTCAGTGCTCCCGATGCTTTCATGAGTGGTCTTCAGCCAAAGTGCTGTTCCACATGAGCCGGCGCCGGGGCCAGGGCACGGTGTGGATGCAAGCCTTTCGCCAGGCGTGCAGGCGGTGCCCCGATGCCCGGCTGGAGGAGCCCGAATTCAGCCAGGAGACTATGGAGAGGCTTCTGCACAACCTGGTGCTAAAGATCCTCAAGTACTTCTACCACGTGCCTGTCCAACCCTCTGACCTACTGGAAGTTGTGGTGGATGCACTGGTGACGGGTCCACACAACACTGCCTGCTGCAAGGGCTGCCAGCTCGGCGTTTGCAGCGCGTCACAGCGGCTGGCCCCAGCGTCGGATGCCTGGGAGCCCTTGATGGATGCGGACGAGGCCAGGACCCATCTCACCCTGAAACGCCAGGGCATGAGGCCCTATGCAACCCCAACCCACCACCCCTCGCCCTTCGGTAGCAACTTCCCCTGGAAATGCTGCTGCCGCATCGGCAACTCTTTTCTCGGTGTTTTGGCAGTGCTCCTCTTCATCCTGCTTTATTTCACCAAGAAGTAG